A single region of the Micropterus dolomieu isolate WLL.071019.BEF.003 ecotype Adirondacks linkage group LG02, ASM2129224v1, whole genome shotgun sequence genome encodes:
- the colgalt1a gene encoding procollagen galactosyltransferase 1: MHGLACLPAAPLLLLLSCCCPARGYFAEERWSPESPLLAPRVLVALICRNSEHSLPYFLGTIERLNYPKDRMALWVATDHNQDNTTAILRDWLVKVQNLYHYVEWRPKEEPRRYGDEDGPKHWTDLRYEHVMKLRQVALESAREMWADYFMLVDCDNLLTNPNMLWKLMKENKTIIAPMLESRAAYSNFWCGMTSQGYYKRTPAYIPMRKQVRKGCFAVPMVHSTFLIDLRKEASRQLAFHPPHPEYSWAFDDIIVFAFSARMADVQMFVCNKESYGYFPVPLRSHNTLQDEAESFLHSLLEVNVRNPPVMPSKYIPVPRKQPDKLGFDEVFMINLQRRTDRRERMLRALYEQEITCKVIAAVDGKAMNVSEVQAMGIHMLPGYSDPYHGRPLTKGELGCFLSHYNIWKEIVERRLHTSLVIEDDLRFEVFFKRRLKNLMSELEKERLDWDLIYIGRKRMQVDHPEKAVPKIHNLVEADYSYWTLGYMISLQGAQKLLKAEPLKRILPVDEFLPIMYNKHPVSDYMEQFETRDLKAFSAEPLLVYPTHYTGDKGYISDTETSTVWDNDKIRTDWDRARSGKTGEQAEISTEAQNSDVLQSPLDSTARDEL, encoded by the exons ATGCACGGGCTCGCCTGCCTCCCCGCCGCCCCGCTCCTCTTACTCCTGTCCTGCTGCTGTCCTGCCCGGGGATATTTTGCGGAGGAGCGCTGGAGCCCCGAGTCTCCGCTCCTCGCTCCCCGGGTCTTGGTCGCCCTCATATGCAGAAACTCCGAGCACTCTTTGCCGTATTTCCTCGGTACTATTGAGCGCCTCAACTATCCCAAGGACCGAATGGCGCTGTG GGTAGCGACTGATCATAACCAGGACAACACTACAGCCATTCTGCGTGACTGGCTTGTGAAGGTCCAGAACCTTTACCATTATGTAGAGTGGAGGCCAAAAGAGGAACCCAG ACGTTATGGGGATGAAGATGGTCCGAAGCACTGGACAGACCTCCGTTATGAGCATGTTATGAAGCTTCGGCAAGTAGCACTGGAGTCTGCTCGTGAGATGTGGGCAGACTACTTTATG TTGGTGGACTGTGATAACCTCCTCACCAATCCCAATATGCTCTGGAAGCTCATGAAAGAGAACAAGACCATCATTGCCCCAATGCTTGAATCCCGTGCAGCCTATTCAAACTTCTGGTGTGGAATGACCTCCCAG GGTTACTATAAGCGCACCCCTGCCTACATACCCATGAGGAAGCAGGTGCGGAAGGGCTGTTTTGCAGTTCCCATGGTCCACTCCACCTTCCTGATAGACCTCAGGAAAGAGGCATCCAGGCAGCTGGCCTTTCACCCGCCGCACCCAGAATACAGCTGGGCCTTTGATGATATCATTGTGTTTGCCTTCTCTGCTCGGATGGCAG ATGttcaaatgtttgtgtgtaataaAGAGAGCTATGGTTACTTCCCTGTGCCACTGCGATCCCATAATACTTTGCAAGACGAAGCTGAGAGCTTCTTGCACTCCCTGCTGGAGGTTAACG TGCGAAATCCCCCAGTGATGCCTTCCAAATACATACCTGTTCCTAGAAAACAACCTGACAAACTAGGCTTTGATGAG GTGTTCATGATAAACCTGCAGAGGCGGACTGACCGCCGAGAACGTATGCTCAGGGCATTATACGAGCAGGAGATAACATGTAAGGTCATTGCAGCTGTTGATGGAAA agctatGAATGTCAGTGAAGTTCAGGCTATGGGCATCCACATGCTCCCTGGATACAGTGACCCCTATCATGGTCGCCCACTGACAAAGGGAGAGCTGGGATGCTTCCTGTCCCATTACAACATCTGGAAAGAG ATTGTGGAGCGACGCCTGCACACCTCCCTGGTGATTGAAGACGACCTGCGCTTTGAGGTCTTCTTCAAACGTCGCTTGAAGAACTTGATGAGTGAGCTGGAGAAGGAGAGACTGGACTGGGATCTCAT TTATATTGGTCGCAAGAGAATGCAAGTGGATCATCCAGAGAAAGCAGTGCCTAAAATACACAACTTAGTGGAAGCAGACTATTCATATTGGACACTAGGCTATATGATATCATTACAAGGTGCACAGAAGCTTTTGAAAGCCGAACCATTAAAGAGGATTTTGCCAGTGGATGAGTTTCTACCTATCATGTACAATAAACACCCTGT GTCTGATTATATGGAACAGTTTGAAACCAGGGACCTGAAGGCGTTTTCAGCCGAGCCTCTTCTAGTGTATCCAACACACTACACGGGCGACAAAGGC